The following coding sequences lie in one Mycoplasma tauri genomic window:
- the uvrA gene encoding excinuclease ABC subunit UvrA, whose product MSSKDQIIIHGAKENNLKNINLSLPKNKLIVFTGLSGSGKSSLAFNTIYEEGRRKYVDSLSNYARLFLGGTNRPNVDLIEGLSPSISIEQKTTHNNPRSTVGTVTEIYDYFRLLFARIGKPFCPNHNIPIASKTNKQIIEGIYEFPYESKLLVLSPVVDGEKGTHANLFDKLRRDGYLRVQVDGQIYSLDDEIKLEKNIKHFVDIVIDRVVLNEENYNRISEAVEIATNYSKGLVKIQTIEGEVKKFSKLHSCIYKDFEMPKIDTKLFSFNAPFGSCELCKGLGVNLRADFDALVPEKWRTINDGAIKIFQNTVNSQNLEWQEFDILLNTYKIDKNAPIDSLSKEDLEIIKYGSKDDIEYVLISSSGNKLRRNKHIEGILDKVENSYFNTSSERIREWLKKYMGSFSCSKCKGSRLNQYALSVRVNDYNINDLISMSVDDILESLEKLELNNEEAHISQLILNELYNRLSFLKKVGLGYLTLNRNAETLSGGESQRIKLATQIGSNLTGVLYVLDEPSIGLHQKDNEKLIDALKNMVDLGNTLIVVEHDEETIREADHIVDIGIYAGVNGGEIVAQGSLEDIKKCDKSITGNYLSGKRKIEIPSFRRSGNGKVLSINGAAENNLKKINVKFPLGKFIAVTGVSGSGKSSLVNEILVKGLTKYLSKTAQGKVGKFTSFGGAFNVDKIVAVNQSPIGRTPRSNPATYTSVFDDIRDIFASVEESKARGYAKGRFSFNVPGGRCEKCQGDGYLKIEMHFLPDVYVPCDECDGKRYNRETLEVKYHGKSISDVLEMTVEEAIIFFDARVNIKNKLKTLLDVGLGYIKLGQPSTTLSGGEAQRVKLATYLQKQATGKTIYVLDEPTTGLHSYDIDNLLKVLNNIVDNGDTVIVIEHNLDVIKCCDYIIDLGPDGGKGGGNLVASGTPEQVAKVESSYTGQYLKSILERK is encoded by the coding sequence ATGTCTTCAAAAGATCAAATCATAATTCATGGTGCAAAAGAAAACAATTTAAAAAATATTAATTTATCTTTACCTAAAAATAAATTAATTGTTTTTACTGGATTATCTGGAAGCGGCAAGAGTAGTTTAGCTTTTAATACAATTTATGAAGAAGGCAGAAGAAAATATGTGGATAGTTTAAGCAATTATGCTCGCTTATTTCTTGGCGGTACAAACAGACCTAATGTTGATTTAATAGAAGGATTGAGTCCATCTATTTCTATTGAACAAAAAACAACTCATAATAATCCTCGTTCAACTGTTGGTACAGTTACTGAAATCTATGATTATTTTAGATTGCTTTTTGCTAGAATAGGAAAGCCATTTTGTCCTAATCATAATATACCAATTGCTAGCAAAACTAATAAGCAGATAATTGAAGGAATTTATGAATTTCCCTATGAATCAAAGCTTTTGGTCCTATCTCCTGTGGTTGACGGTGAAAAAGGAACACATGCAAATTTATTTGATAAATTAAGAAGAGATGGTTATTTAAGAGTTCAAGTTGATGGACAAATTTATTCTCTTGACGACGAGATAAAGCTTGAAAAAAATATTAAACACTTTGTAGATATAGTAATTGATAGAGTTGTTCTAAATGAAGAAAATTATAATAGAATTTCTGAAGCGGTTGAAATTGCAACAAATTATTCAAAAGGTTTAGTTAAAATACAAACTATTGAAGGTGAAGTTAAGAAGTTTTCAAAACTCCACTCTTGTATTTATAAAGATTTTGAAATGCCAAAAATAGACACTAAATTATTTTCATTTAATGCACCATTTGGTTCATGTGAATTATGTAAGGGACTTGGAGTCAATTTAAGGGCAGATTTTGATGCGCTTGTTCCTGAAAAATGAAGAACAATAAATGATGGCGCAATTAAAATTTTTCAAAATACTGTTAATAGTCAAAATTTAGAATGACAAGAGTTTGATATTTTATTAAACACCTATAAAATAGACAAAAATGCTCCAATTGATTCTTTATCAAAAGAAGATTTAGAAATTATAAAATATGGTTCAAAGGATGACATTGAATATGTTTTAATTTCGTCAAGCGGGAATAAATTGAGAAGAAATAAACATATAGAGGGCATACTAGATAAAGTTGAAAACAGTTATTTTAATACATCAAGCGAAAGAATCAGAGAATGATTAAAAAAATATATGGGTTCATTTTCATGCTCAAAATGCAAAGGTTCAAGACTAAATCAATATGCATTAAGCGTAAGGGTTAATGACTACAATATAAATGATTTAATTTCAATGAGCGTAGATGACATTTTGGAATCTCTAGAAAAATTAGAACTAAATAATGAAGAAGCGCATATATCTCAATTAATTTTAAATGAACTTTATAATAGACTATCATTTCTTAAAAAAGTTGGTCTTGGTTATTTGACTTTGAATAGAAATGCAGAGACATTAAGTGGTGGTGAAAGTCAAAGAATAAAGTTGGCAACCCAAATTGGTTCAAACTTAACAGGAGTTTTATACGTTTTGGATGAGCCTTCTATTGGTTTGCATCAAAAAGATAATGAAAAACTAATTGATGCACTTAAAAATATGGTTGATTTAGGCAATACTTTGATTGTTGTTGAACATGATGAGGAAACAATTCGTGAAGCAGATCATATAGTTGATATTGGCATTTATGCTGGAGTTAATGGCGGTGAAATTGTTGCCCAGGGTTCATTAGAAGATATAAAAAAATGTGATAAGTCTATAACAGGGAATTACTTATCAGGAAAAAGAAAAATTGAAATTCCATCATTCAGAAGATCTGGAAATGGCAAAGTTCTTAGCATAAATGGAGCTGCAGAAAACAATCTTAAAAAAATAAATGTTAAGTTTCCACTTGGTAAATTTATTGCAGTTACCGGAGTGTCTGGAAGTGGAAAAAGTAGCTTAGTAAATGAGATTTTGGTAAAAGGTTTAACTAAATATTTGTCAAAAACTGCTCAAGGTAAAGTAGGTAAGTTTACATCATTTGGAGGAGCTTTTAATGTTGACAAAATAGTAGCGGTTAATCAAAGCCCAATTGGCAGAACACCAAGATCTAATCCTGCTACATATACATCAGTTTTTGATGATATTAGGGACATTTTTGCATCAGTTGAAGAATCAAAAGCAAGAGGCTATGCAAAAGGTAGATTTAGTTTTAATGTGCCTGGTGGCAGATGTGAAAAATGTCAAGGCGATGGATATTTAAAAATTGAAATGCATTTTTTACCTGATGTTTATGTACCTTGTGATGAATGTGATGGCAAAAGATACAATAGAGAAACTTTAGAAGTTAAATACCATGGTAAATCAATTTCTGATGTACTTGAAATGACTGTTGAAGAAGCAATTATATTTTTTGACGCTAGGGTTAATATCAAGAATAAATTAAAAACCCTTTTAGATGTAGGTCTTGGATATATTAAATTAGGTCAACCGTCTACAACTTTAAGTGGCGGAGAGGCTCAAAGAGTAAAATTGGCTACTTATTTACAAAAACAAGCTACAGGAAAGACAATATATGTTCTTGATGAACCAACTACAGGGCTACACTCATATGATATTGATAATTTATTAAAAGTCTTAAATAATATTGTAGATAATGGTGACACTGTTATTGTAATTGAGCATAATCTCGATGTTATTAAGTGTTGCGATTACATAATTGATTTAGGCCCAGATGGTGGTAAAGGCGGTGGTAATTTAGTAGCTTCCGGAACGCCAGAACAAGTTGCTAAAGTTGAATCTAGTTATACAGGCCAATATTTGAAAAGCATTTTAGAAAGAAAATAA
- a CDS encoding potassium channel family protein — MSKKRNKDICVIGAGRFGQAVINQLSKMDCSLLIVDSNEQRLSEYKDVAHKIVIADAANTKTLKALNIKEMDTVVVAVSDNIDIVAALLEMDINNIIVRARSRRHARVLKQIGVNVIIQPEYEAGLRTALIAANPNFMRFSQNLQEVGDGFVIGTTSLNNAKYEGKTIKEVKFYDYGVSVVLIKRGAKSILPGGLTTLEKGDIMTLIGKVQDVTNALGELNK, encoded by the coding sequence ATGTCTAAGAAGAGAAATAAAGATATTTGCGTCATTGGAGCTGGTCGTTTTGGTCAAGCAGTAATTAATCAACTATCAAAAATGGATTGTTCGCTTTTGATAGTTGATAGTAATGAACAAAGACTAAGCGAATATAAAGATGTAGCTCACAAAATTGTAATTGCTGATGCAGCTAACACTAAAACATTAAAAGCTTTAAATATAAAGGAAATGGATACTGTAGTTGTTGCAGTTTCTGACAATATAGATATTGTTGCAGCTTTATTAGAAATGGACATCAATAATATTATAGTAAGAGCAAGATCTAGAAGACATGCCAGAGTTCTCAAACAAATTGGTGTTAATGTTATTATCCAACCAGAATATGAAGCTGGTTTGAGAACTGCTTTAATAGCAGCAAATCCAAACTTCATGCGTTTTAGCCAAAACTTACAAGAAGTTGGCGATGGTTTTGTTATTGGAACTACTAGCTTAAACAATGCTAAATATGAAGGCAAAACAATTAAAGAAGTAAAATTCTACGATTATGGTGTTAGTGTTGTTTTAATTAAAAGAGGAGCTAAAAGCATTCTTCCTGGTGGTTTAACTACTCTAGAAAAAGGTGATATTATGACTTTAATTGGTAAAGTTCAAGATGTTACTAATGCTCTAGGAGAACTTAATAAATAA
- a CDS encoding MAG0130/MAG3770 family membrane protein, with product MDNNLPIDKLEKIASYSKNKAKLYPTFFTGVIIFLYLLASSIAILVRLKWDDIAIGLLISMGILLPIWIIILGPLLQLFNLSFIVDRALNNDTNPWRSRKPYFWLLKFYVFWASYAFNMINLRRNWISRYERKKIALWLNGQNDNNTPTVDKIFFEND from the coding sequence ATGGATAATAATTTACCAATTGATAAATTAGAAAAAATTGCAAGTTATTCAAAAAATAAAGCAAAACTTTACCCAACTTTTTTTACTGGTGTGATAATATTTTTATACCTTTTGGCCTCATCTATAGCTATTTTAGTAAGATTAAAGTGAGATGACATAGCTATAGGTTTATTGATTTCAATGGGCATTTTATTACCTATATGAATCATTATTCTTGGACCATTACTTCAATTATTTAACTTATCATTTATTGTTGATAGAGCACTAAATAATGATACAAATCCATGAAGAAGTAGAAAACCATATTTTTGGTTGCTAAAATTTTATGTTTTTTGAGCTTCTTATGCTTTTAATATGATTAATTTAAGAAGAAATTGAATATCTAGATATGAAAGAAAAAAAATAGCTTTGTGACTTAATGGACAAAACGACAATAACACACCAACCGTTGATAAAATCTTTTTCGAAAATGATTAA
- a CDS encoding division/cell wall cluster transcriptional repressor MraZ translates to MYGQFTRQIDAKNRIAIPTKLRDGLGVKFYITIGLDNVIELRSEESFSAFSTKLISQSQFSTEARLIRRAWLGKTQEIELDSQGRFIIPKQYLSHAAIQKEVLLIGVGDLVELWGAEKYAEYESNLDVNSIQIAAQKLAEKE, encoded by the coding sequence ATGTACGGACAATTTACGAGACAAATTGATGCTAAAAACAGAATAGCTATTCCAACAAAATTACGCGATGGTTTGGGCGTGAAGTTTTACATCACAATAGGTCTAGATAATGTGATTGAGCTTAGAAGTGAAGAATCTTTTAGTGCATTTAGTACAAAGTTGATTTCTCAAAGCCAATTTAGTACTGAAGCTAGACTAATTAGACGTGCATGATTGGGAAAGACACAAGAAATCGAATTGGATTCTCAAGGACGTTTCATCATTCCTAAACAATATTTAAGCCATGCTGCTATCCAAAAAGAAGTGTTACTTATTGGTGTTGGCGATCTTGTAGAATTATGAGGCGCCGAAAAATATGCTGAATATGAATCAAATCTTGATGTTAATTCAATTCAAATAGCAGCTCAGAAATTAGCTGAGAAAGAATAA
- a CDS encoding nuclease-related domain-containing protein, translating to MYGLVIAIVFTTILLFFALFFYFWFYFKNKKRNTIGLKFEDQTKNQLITFAKNNNYKFLNGGLFKYSSNHFFEMDAILVGDKAVFIVEIKYLNGHIYGESFSDNLTLKNNRKEIKIKNPLIQNFRHIQHFYKMCNFNVPVFSLLIFPNETTYDISHQDSWSIITNVEKIDNILKEVDNDMADEANMSFEETKAVIDIVNLSRTKSIKDMKKFEKIINQNVK from the coding sequence ATGTATGGATTAGTTATTGCTATTGTTTTTACAACAATTTTATTATTTTTTGCTTTATTTTTTTACTTTTGGTTCTATTTTAAAAATAAAAAAAGAAATACTATTGGTTTAAAATTTGAAGACCAAACAAAAAATCAATTAATAACTTTTGCAAAAAATAATAACTATAAGTTTTTAAATGGTGGGCTGTTTAAATATTCGTCAAATCATTTTTTTGAAATGGATGCCATTTTAGTTGGTGACAAAGCTGTTTTCATTGTAGAAATTAAATATTTAAATGGGCACATTTACGGTGAGTCTTTTTCTGATAATCTTACGCTTAAAAATAATAGAAAAGAAATTAAAATTAAGAATCCATTAATTCAAAATTTCCGTCATATACAACATTTTTATAAAATGTGTAATTTTAACGTTCCTGTTTTTTCACTGCTTATTTTTCCAAATGAAACAACATATGATATTAGCCATCAAGACTCATGGTCAATAATTACTAATGTTGAAAAAATAGACAATATATTAAAAGAAGTTGATAATGATATGGCAGATGAGGCTAATATGTCATTTGAAGAAACAAAGGCTGTTATTGATATTGTTAATTTAAGTAGAACAAAATCTATTAAAGATATGAAAAAATTTGAAAAGATAATTAACCAAAATGTCAAGTAA
- the ychF gene encoding redox-regulated ATPase YchF: MGLKAGIIGLPNVGKSTLFSAVTKHQVESSNYAFTTIDPNISSVELKDERLTNLARIVNPKKIIPATFDFVDIAGLVQGASRGEGLGNKFLANIREVDAVIHVVRCFENKEIMHVANEVNPVNDKNVINLELILADLETINNVISRVQKKAKSGDKIAILEENLAQKLKKTLESEQPARVLLDSLSDDELKAVKNYHLLTAKPVIYVANLSTDQITDYENQPLYQQLKQSLKADEKIIPICVQLESELSQLDDNDVHEWLSTYNIQLSGIDILARAAFELLNLKTYFTAGEIEVRAWVYKNGMQAPQCAGIIHTDFEKKFIKADIISYNDYINYNGELGAKNAGKLRSEGKNYVMQDGDVCHFKFGK; this comes from the coding sequence ATGGGTCTTAAAGCAGGAATTATTGGTTTACCAAATGTTGGAAAAAGTACACTTTTTAGTGCTGTTACTAAACATCAAGTAGAGTCATCTAACTATGCTTTTACAACTATTGATCCTAATATTAGCAGTGTTGAATTAAAAGATGAAAGATTAACTAATTTGGCAAGAATTGTTAATCCTAAAAAAATTATCCCTGCAACTTTTGATTTTGTTGATATAGCCGGATTAGTTCAAGGCGCATCAAGAGGAGAAGGTCTTGGAAATAAATTCTTAGCAAATATAAGAGAAGTTGATGCAGTAATTCATGTAGTTAGATGCTTTGAAAATAAGGAAATTATGCATGTTGCTAATGAAGTTAATCCTGTAAATGATAAAAATGTTATAAATCTTGAGCTAATATTAGCTGATTTAGAAACTATAAATAATGTAATTTCTCGCGTACAAAAAAAAGCAAAATCAGGCGATAAAATTGCCATTTTGGAAGAAAATTTAGCTCAAAAATTAAAGAAAACTTTAGAATCAGAACAACCTGCAAGAGTATTGCTTGATTCCTTGTCTGATGATGAGTTAAAAGCTGTTAAAAATTATCATCTTTTAACAGCTAAACCTGTAATTTATGTCGCAAATTTATCAACAGATCAAATAACAGATTATGAAAATCAACCACTTTATCAACAACTTAAGCAATCATTAAAAGCAGATGAAAAAATAATTCCTATTTGTGTTCAATTGGAATCAGAATTATCTCAATTAGATGATAATGATGTTCATGAATGATTATCAACATATAATATTCAATTGAGCGGAATAGATATTTTAGCTCGTGCTGCTTTTGAACTTTTAAATTTGAAAACATATTTCACTGCAGGTGAGATTGAGGTTAGGGCCTGGGTTTATAAAAATGGAATGCAAGCTCCCCAATGTGCTGGAATTATTCATACTGATTTTGAGAAAAAATTTATTAAAGCAGATATAATAAGTTATAACGATTATATTAATTATAATGGTGAATTAGGCGCTAAAAATGCTGGTAAATTACGTAGTGAAGGTAAAAATTATGTTATGCAAGATGGTGATGTTTGCCACTTTAAGTTTGGCAAATAG
- a CDS encoding TrkH family potassium uptake protein, producing the protein MKHNRFKDWWRNSKIIAFFRKIGLLSKKGTKIKLIFFVYLLIVLVASLFLYSPISHNAEYTKGNKITFVDSFFTISSAFSSTGLSIHSAYAAFNMFGQSIIAICILIGGLGIFALKIFLINVIFMRGRMSLNDVELISYERGNSDYFKNRSMIKDSMIFLIITLFIASCILTIYFYCFNPLSTQYLPKYVNYVESKGNVELSFRYGIFHAISALNNAGFDIIGDKSLLPYYKNIGLQIIFLLLFIIGGIGYPVIHDFASYIRAKIKNKKVKYKWSLFTKISLFTFFIVSLIGFIFVVSFEAASVKSESIIHNNGLFYSNEGYRVWSIFFMVMSTRSAGFSTIELNHMTEPSIWVLGILSFIGAAPASTGGGIRTTTCGILFLSIIAKSFGRPSVRAFKRRIDDETVKMSSVVATIAIILVIFATLISMSSFDYFSGKIDSKKYNSTHIFFEVLSAFGTTGLSTGITSDLNIATKITLSIIMFIGQFGISSSVLIWTNKKNYSYKYEYISEAVTIG; encoded by the coding sequence ATGAAACATAATAGATTTAAAGATTGATGGAGAAACAGCAAAATAATAGCTTTTTTCAGAAAAATTGGCCTTTTGTCTAAAAAAGGAACAAAAATTAAACTTATTTTTTTTGTTTATTTATTAATAGTTTTAGTTGCCTCGCTTTTTCTTTATAGTCCAATTTCACATAATGCAGAATATACGAAGGGTAATAAAATTACATTTGTAGATTCTTTTTTTACTATTTCAAGTGCTTTTAGTTCAACAGGTTTATCAATTCACAGTGCATATGCTGCATTTAATATGTTTGGTCAGAGCATAATAGCGATTTGTATTTTAATCGGTGGTCTTGGTATTTTTGCTTTGAAAATATTTTTAATTAATGTTATATTTATGCGTGGTCGCATGTCGCTTAATGATGTAGAACTAATTTCATATGAGCGAGGAAACTCAGATTATTTTAAAAATAGAAGCATGATAAAAGATTCCATGATATTTTTGATTATTACATTGTTTATAGCTTCTTGTATTTTAACAATCTATTTCTATTGTTTTAATCCTCTTTCAACTCAATATCTTCCTAAATATGTTAATTATGTAGAATCAAAAGGTAATGTTGAATTAAGTTTTAGGTATGGAATTTTTCATGCTATAAGTGCATTAAATAATGCAGGCTTTGACATAATAGGAGACAAATCATTATTGCCATATTATAAAAATATAGGTTTGCAAATAATTTTCCTATTATTGTTTATTATTGGTGGTATTGGTTATCCAGTCATTCATGATTTTGCAAGCTATATTCGAGCAAAAATAAAAAACAAAAAAGTCAAATATAAATGAAGTTTATTTACAAAAATATCATTATTTACATTTTTTATTGTTTCTTTAATTGGTTTTATATTTGTAGTGTCCTTTGAAGCAGCAAGTGTAAAATCAGAGTCAATAATTCATAATAATGGTTTATTTTATAGTAATGAAGGATATCGAGTATGATCTATATTTTTTATGGTAATGTCAACTCGTAGTGCAGGTTTTTCAACAATTGAATTAAATCACATGACAGAACCATCAATTTGAGTTCTTGGTATCTTGTCATTTATTGGTGCGGCTCCTGCTTCAACTGGTGGTGGTATAAGAACAACCACTTGTGGTATTTTATTCTTATCAATTATTGCAAAAAGTTTTGGTCGCCCTAGCGTAAGAGCATTTAAACGTAGGATAGATGATGAGACTGTTAAAATGAGCTCTGTAGTTGCAACTATTGCTATTATTTTAGTTATTTTCGCAACTCTTATATCTATGTCAAGTTTTGATTACTTTTCAGGTAAAATAGATAGTAAAAAATATAATTCTACACATATATTTTTCGAAGTTTTATCTGCATTTGGTACTACTGGTTTATCAACTGGTATCACAAGTGATTTAAACATAGCAACCAAAATAACACTAAGTATTATTATGTTTATTGGTCAATTTGGAATTAGTAGTAGCGTTCTCATTTGAACCAACAAGAAAAATTATTCATATAAATATGAATATATATCTGAAGCTGTTACTATTGGATAG
- the uvrB gene encoding excinuclease ABC subunit UvrB gives MNNINRFELKSEYKPAGDQPKAIKEIVDGIENGLKSQVLQGVTGSGKTFTIANVIKEFNRPVLVLSHNKTLASQLYSELKGFFPNNKVEYFVSYFDYYRPEAYVPATDSYIDKTSKRNAELDAMRMSAVNSILTRNDTIVVASVSAIYGALSPYEYEENFMLIKQNQKIKRNDFIRMLIQKNYQRNDLVTEMGTFSVKGDTVYIMPAYTSEFMIRVDFFGDEIDTIVTINPLTKEKIMSHNELLIFPGDAYTVNNDIIKKTCELAKVELTERIDYFNKNNKLLEAQRIKERVERDLDSLSEFGTCPGIENYSMYLDDRTFGQRPYTLLDYFHDKNPLVFIDESHMMIPQLKAMYKGDRSRKQTLVDYGFRLPSALENRPLRFDEFESEFDFQKVYISATPDEYELDQTNGVITPLFVRPTGLLNPLITVKPTKGQVEDIYDELQKQKTKGERSLILTTTKTLAEELTRYFMERNEKIAYLHSEHKTFERNEILRKLRKGIYDCVVGINLLREGIDLPEVSLIMVLDADNESFFRSTRSLIQITGRAARNSNGRVIFYGDSVSKSMNEAIEHNTLIRKIQEEYNKKHNIIPKTIIKPIPEPIQGHGIDDAISFYFKNSKSKAPNTNLSKDELIENLKKQMEQAAKELNYERAMEIRDIIIDLRAGENNA, from the coding sequence ATGAATAATATCAATCGTTTTGAATTAAAGTCAGAATACAAACCCGCAGGAGACCAACCAAAAGCTATAAAAGAAATAGTTGATGGCATTGAAAATGGACTAAAAAGTCAAGTTTTGCAAGGAGTAACCGGTAGTGGTAAGACTTTCACAATAGCAAATGTTATAAAAGAATTTAATAGACCAGTTTTAGTACTCTCTCACAATAAAACTCTTGCTAGCCAACTTTATTCTGAGTTAAAAGGTTTTTTTCCTAATAATAAGGTTGAATATTTTGTTTCATATTTTGACTATTATAGACCTGAAGCTTATGTTCCTGCAACTGATTCATATATTGATAAAACAAGCAAGAGAAATGCTGAGCTTGATGCTATGCGTATGAGTGCAGTTAACTCTATTTTGACTAGAAACGATACTATTGTGGTGGCTTCAGTTTCTGCAATTTATGGAGCTCTTAGCCCTTATGAATATGAAGAAAACTTTATGTTGATTAAACAAAATCAAAAAATTAAAAGAAATGATTTTATAAGAATGCTTATACAAAAAAATTATCAAAGAAATGATCTTGTTACAGAGATGGGCACCTTTAGTGTTAAAGGTGATACGGTTTATATAATGCCAGCTTATACAAGCGAGTTTATGATTAGAGTTGATTTTTTTGGAGATGAAATTGATACAATTGTAACTATAAATCCACTTACTAAAGAAAAAATTATGTCTCATAATGAATTATTAATTTTTCCTGGTGATGCATATACAGTTAACAATGATATTATTAAAAAAACTTGTGAATTAGCTAAAGTTGAACTTACAGAAAGAATTGATTATTTTAATAAAAATAATAAACTTCTTGAAGCTCAAAGAATAAAAGAAAGAGTTGAAAGAGATCTGGATTCATTGTCTGAATTTGGAACTTGTCCTGGGATTGAAAATTACTCTATGTACTTAGATGATAGGACTTTTGGTCAAAGACCATATACTTTATTAGATTATTTTCATGATAAAAATCCACTTGTTTTTATTGATGAATCACATATGATGATTCCTCAATTGAAAGCGATGTATAAAGGTGATAGATCAAGAAAACAAACACTTGTTGATTATGGTTTTAGACTTCCTAGTGCGCTTGAAAACCGTCCATTGCGTTTTGATGAATTCGAAAGTGAATTCGATTTTCAAAAAGTTTATATTTCAGCTACCCCTGATGAGTATGAGTTAGATCAAACAAATGGAGTTATAACTCCACTATTTGTTCGTCCAACAGGTTTGTTAAATCCTTTAATTACTGTTAAACCAACAAAAGGGCAAGTTGAAGATATTTATGATGAATTACAAAAACAAAAAACAAAAGGTGAAAGATCATTAATATTAACAACAACAAAAACACTTGCTGAAGAGTTAACTAGATATTTCATGGAAAGAAATGAAAAAATAGCTTATTTGCATAGTGAACACAAAACTTTTGAACGTAATGAAATTCTTAGAAAACTTAGAAAAGGAATTTATGATTGTGTTGTTGGTATTAATCTACTTCGTGAAGGTATAGATTTGCCAGAGGTTAGTTTAATTATGGTTCTTGATGCTGATAACGAAAGTTTTTTTAGATCAACAAGAAGTTTGATTCAAATAACAGGTAGAGCAGCTAGGAATAGTAACGGTAGAGTAATTTTTTATGGTGACTCAGTTTCTAAAAGTATGAACGAGGCAATAGAGCATAACACTTTAATTAGAAAAATTCAAGAAGAATATAATAAAAAACATAATATTATCCCAAAAACAATTATCAAACCAATACCAGAGCCTATTCAAGGTCATGGCATAGATGATGCTATTTCATTTTATTTTAAAAATTCAAAGTCTAAAGCTCCTAATACTAACTTATCAAAAGATGAATTAATAGAAAATCTTAAAAAACAAATGGAACAAGCTGCAAAAGAACTTAATTATGAAAGAGCTATGGAAATTAGGGACATAATAATTGATTTAAGAGCAGGTGAAAATAACGCATAA
- a CDS encoding YgjP-like metallopeptidase domain-containing protein, producing MSSNKSTFIKKIQYLNNEFLIFHTYKPHLKNINVSLKNENIVTISSSLVSFNSQIYTNYNIESLIFKLLEKANKKAKKVININLSYSADNHKIVLFGRPISLIWNYNPRLSHSFKFDEINSQLTIYCNQLLKINDELRKKVFLYTLKRILEKYVVSKQFEYTNKINNFGVKINNPLFSINLKNTAWGTNYKKHLRTSKIIYDVKMIALDEKFIDTIILHELVHEIHRNHSDAFYNFGNMINENFKDLNKQINKIIVSIIQK from the coding sequence ATGTCAAGTAATAAATCTACTTTTATAAAGAAAATTCAATATTTAAACAATGAATTTTTAATTTTTCATACATATAAACCCCATTTAAAAAATATAAATGTTTCACTTAAGAATGAAAATATTGTAACTATTTCAAGTAGTTTGGTTAGTTTTAATTCTCAGATATATACTAATTACAACATTGAGAGCTTAATTTTTAAATTATTAGAAAAAGCAAACAAAAAAGCCAAAAAAGTAATTAATATTAATCTTTCTTATTCTGCTGATAATCATAAAATAGTTCTATTTGGCAGGCCTATTAGTTTAATTTGAAACTATAATCCAAGACTGTCTCATAGTTTTAAATTTGATGAGATAAATTCACAGCTTACAATATATTGCAATCAATTGCTAAAAATAAATGATGAATTAAGAAAAAAAGTTTTTTTATACACACTTAAAAGAATTTTAGAAAAATATGTAGTAAGTAAACAATTTGAATATACTAATAAAATCAACAATTTTGGTGTAAAAATAAATAATCCTCTTTTTTCTATTAATTTAAAAAATACTGCATGAGGAACTAATTACAAAAAACATTTACGAACTAGTAAAATAATATACGATGTTAAAATGATAGCTCTTGATGAAAAGTTTATAGATACAATTATTTTACATGAACTAGTTCATGAAATTCATAGAAACCATAGTGATGCTTTTTATAATTTTGGCAATATGATTAATGAAAATTTCAAAGATTTAAATAAACAAATTAATAAAATAATTGTGTCAATAATACAAAAATAA